From a single Marinobacter sp. THAF197a genomic region:
- a CDS encoding type VI secretion system Vgr family protein, with protein sequence MPQASGLQFTARVGEFPSDHFSVVGFKLAEQLSSLFHGRLELASTDPDVAAADVLEQPVDLVVWQDGQPLRRFAGVVNEFVRGNTGHRRTAYEVVIQPPAWRLGLMHNSRIFQTQSTDAIVRTLLEERGIIDTVFDFKRPPEEREYCVQHRESDLQFIERLAAEEGWHYRYQHGSVDGEEQPALIIADHHGDAPKLDPVPCNTQAGGSSKQACVFSFAYEERIKAASVAMKDYTFKNPAYALMHEHSAGGVNHREDYQHYDYPGRYKADASGQPFTQARLDALRNDASLAQGESNRPDFTPGAKVELQDHDSQSLNREWLLTAITHTGKQPQAMEEEGGSEPTSYHNDFTAIPADKTWRPLCEHKPMMDGPQMAIVTGPEGEEIHCDQYGRVKVRFPWDRYSKNDEHSSAWLRVAQGWAGGQYGFMALPRIGNEVIVSFLDGDPDQPIITGRTYHATNTPPYALPEHKTRTTLKTKTHKGEGSNELRFEDEADQEQIYVHAQKDLDLLTENNRTEVIKNDSHLTVDNHQFSHVKAADHCTTDGESRASVGADCSQTIAGSFHQKTGRTMASEAGTEVHHKAGAKVVLDAGAELTISGGGSFIKLDPSGVTLAGPGIKINSGGSPGSGAGQSSANPELPNLVGKDGAATPQPPELAMVGQRKSASPDQEEFDQLPGSDRKLIIDVIGGHLERDSVEAIKGTDGEETV encoded by the coding sequence ATGCCCCAGGCAAGCGGATTGCAGTTCACCGCCCGTGTAGGCGAATTCCCCTCAGATCACTTTTCGGTAGTTGGCTTTAAGCTGGCCGAACAGCTGTCTTCCTTGTTTCATGGCCGGTTAGAACTGGCGAGCACCGACCCCGATGTGGCCGCTGCTGACGTTCTGGAACAGCCGGTGGACCTGGTTGTTTGGCAAGATGGCCAACCCCTGCGGCGCTTTGCCGGTGTGGTCAACGAATTCGTCCGCGGCAACACCGGCCACCGCCGCACCGCCTATGAAGTGGTCATCCAGCCCCCGGCCTGGCGCCTGGGCCTGATGCACAACAGCCGCATCTTCCAGACCCAGAGTACCGACGCCATCGTGCGCACCTTGCTCGAAGAGCGGGGCATTATTGATACGGTCTTTGACTTCAAACGCCCCCCTGAGGAACGGGAATACTGCGTCCAGCACCGGGAAAGCGACCTGCAGTTCATTGAACGACTGGCCGCCGAAGAAGGCTGGCACTACCGTTACCAGCACGGCAGCGTGGATGGCGAAGAACAACCGGCCCTGATCATCGCCGACCACCATGGCGACGCCCCCAAGCTGGACCCGGTGCCCTGCAACACCCAGGCCGGCGGCAGTAGCAAACAGGCTTGCGTGTTCAGCTTCGCCTACGAAGAACGCATCAAAGCCGCCTCCGTGGCCATGAAGGACTACACCTTCAAGAACCCCGCCTACGCCCTGATGCACGAGCACAGCGCGGGCGGTGTGAACCACCGAGAAGACTACCAACACTACGACTACCCCGGTCGCTACAAGGCCGACGCCAGTGGCCAGCCCTTCACCCAGGCCAGACTGGACGCCCTGAGAAACGACGCCTCCCTGGCCCAGGGCGAAAGCAACCGCCCGGACTTCACCCCCGGCGCCAAAGTGGAGCTGCAGGACCACGACAGCCAGAGCCTGAACCGGGAATGGCTGCTGACCGCCATCACCCACACCGGCAAACAGCCCCAGGCCATGGAAGAAGAGGGTGGCAGCGAACCCACCAGCTACCACAACGACTTCACCGCCATCCCGGCCGACAAAACCTGGCGGCCTCTGTGTGAACATAAACCCATGATGGACGGCCCCCAGATGGCCATCGTCACCGGCCCCGAGGGTGAAGAGATCCATTGCGACCAGTACGGCCGGGTGAAAGTAAGATTCCCGTGGGATCGCTACTCCAAGAACGACGAACACTCCAGCGCCTGGTTACGCGTAGCCCAGGGCTGGGCCGGCGGCCAGTACGGTTTCATGGCCTTGCCTAGAATCGGCAACGAAGTGATTGTTAGCTTCCTGGACGGCGACCCGGACCAGCCTATTATTACTGGCAGGACTTACCACGCCACCAACACACCGCCCTACGCGCTGCCGGAACACAAAACCCGGACCACATTAAAAACCAAAACCCACAAGGGTGAGGGCAGCAACGAACTGCGCTTTGAAGACGAAGCGGACCAGGAACAGATCTACGTCCACGCCCAGAAAGACCTGGACCTGCTGACGGAAAACAACCGCACCGAAGTCATCAAGAACGATAGCCACCTGACGGTGGACAACCACCAGTTCAGCCATGTGAAAGCGGCAGACCACTGCACCACCGATGGTGAAAGCCGAGCCTCCGTCGGCGCCGATTGCAGCCAGACCATCGCCGGCAGTTTCCACCAGAAGACCGGCCGCACCATGGCCTCGGAAGCCGGCACAGAAGTTCATCACAAAGCCGGTGCGAAAGTGGTGCTGGATGCCGGGGCGGAGCTGACGATTTCTGGTGGTGGTAGCTTTATCAAGCTGGACCCGAGCGGGGTTACCTTGGCTGGGCCGGGGATCAAGATAAATTCCGGGGGCAGCCCGGGGAGTGGGGCTGGGCAAAGTTCTGCTAATCCGGAACTACCAAATCTTGTTGGCAAAGATGGGGCGGCAACGCCACAGCCCCCCGAACTGGCCATGGTCGGCCAGCGCAAATCTGCCTCTCCTGACCAAGAGGAGTTTGATCAGTTACCGGGCTCTGATCGAAAACTGATCATTGATGTGATTGGTGGGCATCTTGAGCGAGATTCTGTGGAAGCGATTAAAGGGACTGATGGGGAGGAAACTGTATGA
- a CDS encoding YCF48-related protein: MLKIRSIGVFAAGLLALGVLGGCSNSDNTDASGDDQRGASDSRLAATSEVFPSQVFIDLDRAGSRIVAVGESGAIRVSDDNGSSWRVVSSGVNSTLTAVSFVSDQTGWAVGHDGTVLRTDNGGDTWESLQLDQQIDADQALMDVAFDSHGKGIIVGPNRFILTTLDGGENWTRERLAARSYGSDLNGVAILESGHQLIVTDGSDILSRSEWGADWQVFREGHKPLLGVIGLGGSEALAFGAEGTVMQSPDGGKSWNSIKSASKVGYFGGRLLSDGSVILVGSEGIVARRAAGGEMFYPELDLPLGALTGVAEGENNRLLLAGIQGVGYRQDNQYWFHGVENGATGQLMARSLLGRVETSAVLQLAESGSRSYQWQESGRAVEWVEIALSAAGAGDDVLTPAVFNGMGEFFQEIRSDSGLPLKELRSVWDDRYFSYLLLQGPYGYLQSYPMVPDKPGYSEAERPYLERRLKQAALLDSVVSSDYSTVTIFADVPSHVVAGRGRADQESIHEFLAGLTETPEESSLPFNVSGIETIRLEEVDHGPKVENGADSKETNEEQGANEPGDYLYVISRSKSYGCEKPRVLKLADSLAGYLKKEDAPGPVLSVADLAKLNQVSRKDENWKWYTTSGYRSYGNEVYRLWEQSYCPNPLAIVFGHRGDEEQGEVLEGLLEQFGGQVGLDDTAEQLEMKTYRVRRSAI, from the coding sequence ATGTTGAAAATCCGCTCTATCGGAGTGTTTGCCGCAGGCCTGCTGGCGCTTGGGGTATTGGGTGGTTGCAGTAACAGTGACAATACGGATGCGTCTGGCGATGACCAGCGGGGTGCGTCTGACAGCAGGCTGGCTGCAACGTCCGAGGTGTTTCCTTCGCAGGTATTCATTGATCTTGATCGTGCGGGTTCCCGCATCGTGGCAGTGGGTGAATCTGGTGCGATTAGGGTTTCGGATGACAACGGTAGTTCCTGGCGAGTGGTCAGTTCCGGGGTGAATAGCACTTTGACTGCGGTTAGCTTTGTGTCTGATCAGACTGGTTGGGCCGTTGGCCATGATGGCACGGTGTTGCGAACGGATAATGGGGGCGACACCTGGGAATCTCTTCAACTGGACCAGCAGATAGATGCTGATCAGGCGCTGATGGACGTGGCTTTCGATAGTCACGGCAAGGGCATTATCGTTGGGCCCAACCGCTTTATTCTCACGACGCTTGATGGTGGTGAAAACTGGACGCGGGAGCGTCTGGCGGCGAGGTCATACGGCTCAGACCTCAACGGAGTGGCCATTCTGGAGAGCGGGCATCAACTGATTGTTACCGATGGCAGTGACATTCTTTCCCGTTCGGAGTGGGGCGCCGACTGGCAGGTGTTTCGTGAGGGGCACAAGCCACTATTGGGCGTAATAGGCTTAGGTGGTAGTGAGGCTCTGGCCTTTGGAGCAGAAGGCACGGTAATGCAGAGCCCTGACGGCGGAAAGAGCTGGAATAGCATCAAAAGCGCCAGCAAGGTGGGTTATTTCGGTGGGCGCCTTTTGTCTGACGGCAGTGTTATCCTGGTTGGAAGTGAGGGTATCGTGGCCCGGCGCGCTGCGGGCGGAGAGATGTTTTATCCGGAGCTTGATCTCCCGTTGGGGGCCCTGACTGGGGTCGCTGAGGGTGAGAACAACCGGTTGTTGCTGGCGGGTATTCAGGGAGTTGGGTATCGGCAGGACAATCAGTATTGGTTCCATGGTGTTGAGAATGGTGCGACCGGCCAGTTGATGGCGAGATCGTTACTGGGGCGGGTTGAGACATCGGCAGTATTGCAGCTTGCAGAATCGGGCAGTCGTTCTTACCAATGGCAGGAGTCAGGCAGGGCGGTTGAGTGGGTTGAGATAGCGTTGTCCGCAGCGGGCGCCGGGGATGATGTGCTGACCCCCGCCGTTTTTAACGGGATGGGAGAGTTTTTTCAGGAGATTCGATCAGACTCTGGTTTACCGTTAAAGGAACTCAGATCCGTATGGGATGACCGGTATTTCAGCTATCTGCTTCTGCAAGGCCCCTACGGTTATCTGCAAAGCTACCCGATGGTTCCGGACAAACCCGGATATAGCGAGGCGGAGCGGCCTTATCTGGAACGTCGGTTAAAGCAGGCCGCGCTGTTGGACAGTGTGGTCAGTTCTGACTACAGCACAGTGACCATTTTCGCGGATGTACCCTCTCATGTGGTTGCTGGGAGAGGGCGCGCAGATCAGGAGTCTATCCACGAGTTTCTGGCCGGCCTGACTGAAACACCGGAGGAGTCATCCCTGCCTTTCAATGTTTCCGGCATCGAGACCATTCGCCTCGAAGAGGTCGACCATGGCCCGAAGGTTGAAAACGGCGCCGATTCGAAGGAAACCAATGAAGAGCAGGGCGCGAACGAGCCTGGCGACTATCTCTATGTGATCAGCCGCAGCAAATCGTACGGTTGCGAGAAACCCCGGGTTCTGAAACTGGCAGACAGCCTTGCCGGATACCTCAAGAAAGAAGACGCGCCCGGGCCGGTATTGTCTGTAGCGGATCTGGCCAAGCTGAACCAGGTGAGCCGTAAGGATGAGAACTGGAAGTGGTATACAACGTCTGGGTACCGTAGCTATGGCAATGAGGTGTATCGGTTGTGGGAGCAATCCTATTGCCCTAATCCGCTGGCGATTGTGTTCGGACACCGAGGTGACGAAGAACAGGGTGAGGTACTTGAGGGGCTTCTGGAACAGTTTGGTGGCCAGGTGGGGTTGGATGACACCGCAGAGCAGCTTGAGATGAAAACCTACCGTGTTCGGCGGTCTGCCATCTGA
- a CDS encoding toxin-antitoxin system YwqK family antitoxin — translation MTRKLLFIVLLCMPLIVQADQRVWFAENGDYYDPANPWHRKASYLELPLPKVDEFYQVKLFYADGQVALEGLSPTPDFNRKDLLGDVVEYYADGQVSVQASYVVRDQICDCGNNYPVLHGTYKAYHPNGQLERSLDYYGGGIADGDYTEYDEAGRVTRRYSIRNYRRHGDYAEYKDGQLTKEAHYVNGAREGNYRELDEQGHLIRKATFLDGKYQGVLETYRDGILASEEHYHEGNRLGLQKTYYPDGTPKRVYIASKFRSQPVGEDLYYRMDGSLSRKVMRVLDDNGRLVESRDEQYGDGERLVKLKHKVGDWQLEEEYSESGELIARREQDDKGLQGLLLTRQWSTLVREHYKDGEKHGDSLREGSGGAREEGRYENGLKTGPWLTLQSNGITEKVNYRAGKRHGRYERFDETGERSDVIHYENGQKHGPADFSDGYGHRVVANFYKDEPDGDYLETTENGRIVRQGNYRLGKPEGVHYEFSSVGQMLKKRSYRDGEPHGEWIEVGYGGMSVIRKHYENGTLISEGDITLDSLSTSRVR, via the coding sequence ATGACCAGAAAGCTGTTGTTTATTGTATTGCTCTGTATGCCGCTGATTGTGCAAGCCGACCAACGGGTATGGTTTGCTGAAAATGGCGATTACTACGACCCTGCCAATCCCTGGCACCGGAAGGCGAGTTACCTTGAGCTGCCACTTCCCAAGGTGGATGAGTTTTATCAGGTCAAACTCTTCTACGCTGACGGCCAGGTTGCGCTGGAAGGCCTCTCACCCACGCCGGATTTTAACCGCAAGGACCTGTTGGGTGATGTGGTGGAATATTACGCTGATGGGCAGGTTTCAGTGCAGGCCAGTTACGTGGTTCGTGACCAGATCTGCGACTGCGGCAACAATTACCCGGTGCTTCACGGTACCTACAAGGCTTATCACCCGAACGGCCAGCTTGAGCGCTCGCTTGATTATTATGGCGGCGGCATCGCCGATGGAGACTACACCGAATATGACGAGGCAGGCCGGGTAACCCGTCGCTATTCCATCCGGAATTATCGGCGCCATGGCGATTATGCCGAGTATAAAGATGGGCAGCTGACCAAAGAGGCCCACTACGTGAATGGTGCCAGGGAAGGGAATTACCGGGAGCTGGATGAACAGGGCCACCTGATCCGGAAAGCCACCTTCTTGGATGGCAAATATCAGGGGGTGCTGGAAACCTATCGAGATGGAATTCTGGCCAGTGAGGAGCATTACCACGAGGGTAACCGGCTGGGTTTGCAGAAAACCTACTACCCCGACGGCACACCCAAGCGTGTGTATATTGCCAGTAAGTTCCGGTCTCAGCCGGTGGGTGAAGATCTTTACTACCGAATGGACGGTAGTCTGTCTCGCAAGGTGATGCGCGTTCTGGATGACAACGGCCGGCTTGTTGAGTCCCGGGATGAGCAATATGGCGACGGTGAGCGGCTGGTCAAGCTTAAACACAAGGTGGGTGATTGGCAGCTTGAGGAAGAATACAGCGAGAGTGGTGAGCTCATCGCCCGGCGGGAGCAGGATGACAAAGGGCTACAGGGTCTGCTCCTGACCCGGCAATGGTCGACCCTGGTGCGGGAACACTACAAGGACGGGGAAAAACATGGCGATTCCCTCCGGGAGGGCAGTGGTGGTGCCCGCGAAGAAGGGCGTTACGAGAATGGCCTGAAAACAGGCCCGTGGCTAACGCTACAGAGCAATGGCATAACCGAGAAAGTGAACTATCGTGCCGGCAAACGCCACGGCCGTTACGAGCGCTTTGACGAGACCGGAGAGCGCTCAGATGTCATCCATTATGAAAATGGACAGAAACATGGACCGGCCGATTTCAGCGACGGATATGGCCATCGCGTGGTGGCTAACTTTTACAAAGACGAGCCGGATGGCGACTATCTGGAAACGACCGAAAACGGGCGTATCGTACGCCAGGGCAATTACCGGCTCGGGAAACCGGAAGGCGTTCACTACGAGTTCTCCAGCGTTGGCCAGATGTTGAAGAAACGCAGCTATCGCGACGGCGAGCCCCACGGGGAGTGGATTGAAGTGGGTTACGGCGGTATGTCTGTGATTCGCAAGCACTACGAAAATGGAACGCTCATCAGTGAGGGCGACATAACCCTGGACTCCCTGTCGACTTCGCGGGTGCGCTGA